Genomic window (Vibrio pomeroyi):
CCTGACGGGTCATGATGGGCTCCTAGTTTTCATTTCTTGTAATTTTTGTTCGGTTGGCACGTAGACGTTGAGTTGGCATTGAGCCACCAACTCGCCTTGGTCTTCGACTCTTGCGGTAAACACGGCCATACCGCTGTCTTCCATAAGCTGTTCGGCGTAGATATCAAGCGTCTGACCTTGAGTGAATTCATCACACAATGATTTATATCGACGAGAGCCAAGCAGGAATCCGATTGGAGGAGTGGTACCGTTTTTGAGTGCATGGTATCCAGACCATGCCGCTACAGATTGCGCCATAAACTCGATGCCAACATAAGCTGGGACCGTTTGAGATTCGGCGTCAAAGAACAGATTATGGTCACCAATATCGACCTGACAGTGGATCGACAACGCCTCTACGCTGATAGCACGATCGATTAATATCATCGGATCATCGTGAGGGAGGAGTTGGTCTACAGAAGGGATATCAGTCATTTACTACACCAAAAATCAGGCTAATGTTGTTGCCACCAAAAGCAAACGAGTTGCTTAAGATGTTCTTTACTTTAAGTTTCTGCGCACAGTTTACCAAATCAATCTCAATATCTTCAGCTTTATCCTGACATTTTTGTAAGGGAAGCGGTAAGTCATATTTCAGAATATGCCACGCAATTGCAGCCTCAATCGCACTTGCTGCTCCTAGAGTATGCCCGGTGAGCGGCTTGGTTGAGCTAACGGGAACCTTGTTTGCAAAAATACGATGAATGGCTTTGCTTTCCATTGAATCATTGAGTGGTGTCGCAGTGCCGTGAGCATTAATGTAACCGATGTCTTCTGCTTGTAAGTTAGCAGAATTTAACGCTTTTCTCATGGCTTGCTCAGCGCCATTCCCTTCAGGATGAGGTGCTGAAATATGGTGTGCATCAGAGCTATCACCACAGCCTAATAAGGCAATATATGGTGAGTTTGGGGTTGGACTTGTTGGCGCAAGCTTTGTTTTACTGAGCAACATAAACGCCGCTGCCTCACCAATATTGATGCCATCTCGAGTGGCACTAAATGGCTTACAATGTGTGGTTGAAAGTGCTTCAAGACCATGAAAGCCATTGAGCGTCAGCTTACACAGTGTATCAACACCGCCAACCAACACAGCATCAGCCATGCCTGAATCTAATAAACGTTGGGCAGTGAGAAATACACGACCACTCGATGAGCAGGCGGTCGAGATCGCGTAGCTTGGCCCGGTTAATGATAAATATTGGCTAACGAATTCAGAGGCATTGCCTAACTCTTGTTTTGAGTAGTGGTAATGCTCAGGAAATTCACCGTGTGCCAGTTTATGTTTGAATGCTGCCTCGCCGTCCGAAATTCCAGAAGTACTGGTGCCAATTACCACTGCAATTCTATCTGCGCCAAATTGAGATTTTGCTTGTTCGATAGAGTCTTCAATTTGGTTTAGAGCCGACAGTGCCAATTGATTGTTGCGAGTGACGTATTGCGCTTGAGCTGGTGGAATCTCTGGTAGCTCACTTACGATTTTACCAACGACAGTGTGCTTGCCATCGTTCAGCATATCGCTCACTTCAACCATGTTTGATTCACGTTCGTCTTTGAGACATTCATGAATGTCAGTAATACTTGAGCCTAACGCTGAGTGGAAACCACAGTCTTGGATATAAATAGGCATAGTGTTTAGCTCTTACTTGGGTTATCGACAATCGTTGAGTTCAACGTTTGTATGGTGATGGTGTAGCCTTGGGTCAAATGTTTGAAGACGATATTGCTTGCTGTTTTGTGTGTACCAGGCTCTGCTTGGTAATCAATTTGAATGATTGCCTGCTGGTTGTCATCAAACACGGTGCGGCTGTTGTCTGTGTCGACCAAGTGCCAGCCGATAATTTGCAGAGGCTGAGCCCACGCTTCTGCAGGCCACAAGGTGAGCATTAAATTAAATAACACCTGTTCGGGCTGCGGCAGTGTAGCCCCAAGGCCAGATAGCACTTGTGTTTCAATAGTTTGGTTTTGGTATTGCAGCGATAAGATACGAGTACCCCAAGAAGAGAAGCCCGCCAAAATGACCTTATCAGGAGTGACTTCAACTTGAACGGGCAACTGCTGGGTATCGTCTTGCCAAGTTGCGCTGATCAACTGACTTGCCATCAATGAGTATCCAAGATCTGCAGGCAGAGGTAAGGCTAATTCTGTCTCTTGATCGATTGCGACACTTGCACCTGTCGGTTGTTGAGAAACCAATGAACAGGCGTTGAGTAGTAACCCTAGCACGACGGTGAGTGCTATCTTGATTGTGTTGTTCATCTGAAGGCCTCGCGAGGTTTGGTTTTTTCTGTGGCTTGTTCGCTGTTGATTGAGAGTGGAGAAAGCAGCCACGCTACAAAAATACCGGTTAGCACAGTAATACCGAAGCTATGAATAGCGTGAGTCTGGCTCAGCGACAGTAAACCGAATGAAAGCAATGTTGTAAGGCCAGATAAGGTGATCGCTAATAAGGTGCTCAGTGACTTCTTCTGTTCAGCAAAGAACAGGGTGTAGTCGATACCAATCCCTAAAATCAGAATTAAGCCAAGCAGATTAAATAGGTTCAATGTTGAGCCTAAAACGCCAGTCACCGCTAACCCCGCTACACCTGCAATAAGAGATGGCAGAAGCATTAATAGGCTTTGTTTCACGCCATATCGCCATCCTAGCACCATGCCAATAGCAGCGAAGGCAATCAATAACAGTTCGGTAATTTTGACGCGGTACTCAGCAAAAAGAGAGGAGATTTCATCTGCTTTATTGAGGTATTTCACACCTTGTTGCTGAGTAAAGTCGGACTCTAACCACTGTGAGAACAGCGCGGTGTTAGTGACGTCTTTGATCATGATAACTGATGCTGCTTGGTTATTGATTGGTTTTAACCAAAGCGGGCGAATAGGCTCTGATACAGGCGATGATAGAAACTCATCGAGCGTGATCGGACTGTATTTAGGAAGCTCTGGGAAGCTCGGCCAGCCAAGCGTAGTTTGTAACGTGGCGCTTTGACTATCATAAAGTTGCTTAACTAGCTGATAGTTATGGTGTTGTTCTTGCTCACTTGGCAGGTGTTGATTGACGCTGCGATAGCCTGAGATAGCTTGCTGAGCGACTAAGTTATCAAGATTAGAGCTGATCAATGCTAACTTATTGAGCAACGCTTGGTTGCTTTCGGCAGTAACTAGCAGCATGTTCTGAGCACTACCTAAACCAGATATCTCAGAGATGGCTTGCTCTTGTTGTTTTAGCTCGTCAGGCATTGCTTGAAGTTGCCTGATATCGTCGTCGTAACGAACTTGGCTGATTGAAACCACGCTAATAACAGTAACAACGAGCGGCAAGCCTATTTTGAACTTAGGTTTACTCCATAAGTTTAGCCATGTGTGCCAAATGCCGACCAGAGGAAGTGCTCGCTCTTGGCTCGGTTTAGAGGCCAACACGGGGTACCAACACACCACGCTAGCGTAGGCGGCGATAAGCCCGATCGATGAAAACAGAGCGAGTTGCTGTAAGCCTGGGAAGGGCGCAACCAGAAGCCCTAGATATCCGATCAAGCTGGTGATTAAACCTAGAGTGATCGCAATGAAGATGTGTTTTAGGCCTTTATCACTCTGCCACTGGCTTCCTGCTGCCAAACGGTCAGTGAGATAGTGAAATGAGTAATCGATGGATACACCAATCAAACTTGCCCCAAACACCAAGCTAAATAGATGTACCTTACCGAAGATGGCGACTGTGCTCGCCAGTGCGACCAATAACCCCGTGCTAATCGAGAGTAAAGACAAGGCAAGTGGCAGTGCGCTACGAAACGTCAGCCATACTAATAGAATCACGCCCGCCAATGAGCCTAAGCCAATGGTGCTGATTTCAGATTTCGCACTTTGAGTACCGTAATTTGCGTAGAAAACCACACCAGTGTGCTGAACTTTGACGTCAAACTGCTTCTCAATTTCTCGCTCTAAAGTATCTAATGCTGGAAGTTGTTCTTGAATCGCTAAGCTATAAGGAGAGCCAGCTAACGTCGCGGTAACAAGAATGTGTGATTGATCTTGTGATTGTGCGGTTAGATAACCTTCTTTAATCCCAAAGTTACTCGAACGGGTGCCAACCTCGCTTATATAGTCACGAAATAACAGGAACGGGTCTAAGGTTAACTCAGTCGCTGTCACGCCTGAAAAAGGGTTGTATAAGGATTGAATCACATATTGAGCACGCGATTCTGGTGTATGAGTTAATGTTTCTTTCTGTTGTTCGGTCAGCAGTTGAGCGCGATGACGAAAATAGAAGTCACTCCATTGGCTTTGTGTGCTGGCGTTGATCTTGCCTTGAACATGTTTGAAAAGAACTGAACTGTCAGAAAAGGCGTCTTGATTGAGCGATTTCTCAAAGGCTTGGGTTGCTGCCATGGTGTTCGTGATGTCGGAGCCGCTCAAGATGAACACCACTTGCTCACTCATCGAATTGGAAATCTGCTGAAAAGCTTGTTCAACTATAGGGTCTTGCTGGTTCTCTGGCAGCAATTTCATGATGTTGCTTTCGATTGGCACTGAAGAAGAAAAAGCGAACTGTTTGATCAACAGTCCGCTAAAAAGCACCACGATAACTAGCCAAACAAGGGCAAGCTTAGAGTTGAAATTGTTGCGCTTCGGCATCTGACAATACTTCCGGTTGATGGCTTAGCTGGCTGAATTCGATCACCGTGCTGTCACCACGAATCTCTTTTAACTCAATGCGCTCAATATCACTGTTGCCTTGCAGCGTGATGGCTTCAAATACCGCATTCATTGGTGCACTTTTTGGCGTTAGGATAAGTGTCCATGAATTGTTGCCTGTATTCTCGTCTGAGCTTTGTATTGTTGCAGGCTCGAATGACAGTGAGAACTGCTCTTGAAGCTTTTGTGTATCACCGTGGAACACCGATAGGAAAATATGGCTGAAATAAAACGCCATTGGGTTTTCTTTATCTGTGATGATTTTAGCGGGTTGATCAGCAAATCTTTGGCTCAGTTTGTTATCTGTAAGCACTAAGTTCACCGGAAACGGTGTGGTTTGCGTCCAAAGTAGGCCACTTGATTTGTCTAACAGGAATGTACCTTGAGACGTCAAAGGTTGGGCGAACATTTCCATGTTGCGTGTTTGAGTAAACTCGCCACGGACAATACTATTTGCGCTTAACACCGTTTGCAGCTCTGAAATAGAACCGACGGGGGCTGTGTTCTGATTAGCAGTAGCAAGGCCACTCGCCATCATCGCAGCGAGTCCTAACAGCAAGACGCTAATGTGTTTACGACTGCGTTTAAACAGACTCATGATTCACCTGTTGTGGGTTAGAGGCTTGGGATTGATGATCAGTTGTTAGAGGTAAGCACCCGAATTGGTGCCAGTGCTCGACTTTATCGGTAAACACTTTCGGTGAAGCGAAACACATCTCTTGCTCTTCAATGGTCACGGCAACCTGCATTGTATGAGCACGTGTCATGCGAGCGCCTGTGTTGGCATCGTGAATTTCGTAATCAACGCGTAGGCGGTTTTCCCATTCTGTGAGCTTCGCCGTTACTTTAATCTTGTGATTAAACGGTATCGCTTTGATGTACTTCACCCGCGTGTCGATGATAGGCCACATGTAGCCAGAATCCTTCATCTCATGATAGTTGTACTCAATCTTATCCATCATGATGCGTCTTACTTCTTCAAAAAATCGGAAGTAGTTGCCGTGATAGATCACGCCCATCGGGTCGGCATCTTGGAATGAGGTGATAAGTGTCACCTCAGATTGTAGTGGATGAAGGATTTCAGACATAAATCGCTCTCAACAATATTGCGTAAAGGGGCAGCTACTTTGTGAAGTTAACTACTCTATGAGTAAAGTTCTTTTAGTAAAGTGACCAGTGCTGATTTTGAATACGAGAAATAAAGTGGCGTAGATCGCCTTCCAGCGGGCGGTCTTCGACAATAAACTCAAACTCTTTCAGTACTTCGTCGCGAATGTGCTTGAGATTCTCACTCATGTGGTGCTCATCAAGCTCATTGTGGCGTTTACGAAGCTCAAGCGCTTGCGTACCTGCCAGAAGTGAAGCTGCCGCTACTTGTTCGGTTAGCTCTAGAACGCGTAAACAGTCACGAGCTGCAATAGTACCCATGCTCACTTTGTCTTGGTTGTGACACTCAGTTGAGCGAGAGAATACGCTTGCAGGCATGGTGTGTTTCAATGCTTCTGCTGTCCAAGCTGACACGCCGATTTGTACCGCTTTAAAGCCGTGGTTGATTGGCTTACGCTCACCTTCAGCACCCGTTAGGTTAAATGGCAGGCCGTTATTGAACTTGTAGTCCATTAGCTGCGCCATTTGGCGATCAAGCAGGTCTGCAAGGTTGGCTACGGCGGTTTTTAGCGTATCCATCGCCATTGCGATATGACCACCGTAGAAGTGTCCACCGTGCAATACGCGCTCGTTATCGCCGTCGATAATTGGGTTGTCGTTAGCACTGTTTAGCTCGTTCTCGATCATTTGGCGGAGCCAAGGCAGAGAGTCTTGAACCACACCGAT
Coding sequences:
- a CDS encoding hotdog family protein — protein: MTDIPSVDQLLPHDDPMILIDRAISVEALSIHCQVDIGDHNLFFDAESQTVPAYVGIEFMAQSVAAWSGYHALKNGTTPPIGFLLGSRRYKSLCDEFTQGQTLDIYAEQLMEDSGMAVFTARVEDQGELVAQCQLNVYVPTEQKLQEMKTRSPS
- a CDS encoding beta-ketoacyl-[acyl-carrier-protein] synthase family protein, with product MPIYIQDCGFHSALGSSITDIHECLKDERESNMVEVSDMLNDGKHTVVGKIVSELPEIPPAQAQYVTRNNQLALSALNQIEDSIEQAKSQFGADRIAVVIGTSTSGISDGEAAFKHKLAHGEFPEHYHYSKQELGNASEFVSQYLSLTGPSYAISTACSSSGRVFLTAQRLLDSGMADAVLVGGVDTLCKLTLNGFHGLEALSTTHCKPFSATRDGINIGEAAAFMLLSKTKLAPTSPTPNSPYIALLGCGDSSDAHHISAPHPEGNGAEQAMRKALNSANLQAEDIGYINAHGTATPLNDSMESKAIHRIFANKVPVSSTKPLTGHTLGAASAIEAAIAWHILKYDLPLPLQKCQDKAEDIEIDLVNCAQKLKVKNILSNSFAFGGNNISLIFGVVND
- a CDS encoding DUF3261 domain-containing protein, with the translated sequence MNNTIKIALTVVLGLLLNACSLVSQQPTGASVAIDQETELALPLPADLGYSLMASQLISATWQDDTQQLPVQVEVTPDKVILAGFSSWGTRILSLQYQNQTIETQVLSGLGATLPQPEQVLFNLMLTLWPAEAWAQPLQIIGWHLVDTDNSRTVFDDNQQAIIQIDYQAEPGTHKTASNIVFKHLTQGYTITIQTLNSTIVDNPSKS
- a CDS encoding MMPL family transporter; translation: MPKRNNFNSKLALVWLVIVVLFSGLLIKQFAFSSSVPIESNIMKLLPENQQDPIVEQAFQQISNSMSEQVVFILSGSDITNTMAATQAFEKSLNQDAFSDSSVLFKHVQGKINASTQSQWSDFYFRHRAQLLTEQQKETLTHTPESRAQYVIQSLYNPFSGVTATELTLDPFLLFRDYISEVGTRSSNFGIKEGYLTAQSQDQSHILVTATLAGSPYSLAIQEQLPALDTLEREIEKQFDVKVQHTGVVFYANYGTQSAKSEISTIGLGSLAGVILLVWLTFRSALPLALSLLSISTGLLVALASTVAIFGKVHLFSLVFGASLIGVSIDYSFHYLTDRLAAGSQWQSDKGLKHIFIAITLGLITSLIGYLGLLVAPFPGLQQLALFSSIGLIAAYASVVCWYPVLASKPSQERALPLVGIWHTWLNLWSKPKFKIGLPLVVTVISVVSISQVRYDDDIRQLQAMPDELKQQEQAISEISGLGSAQNMLLVTAESNQALLNKLALISSNLDNLVAQQAISGYRSVNQHLPSEQEQHHNYQLVKQLYDSQSATLQTTLGWPSFPELPKYSPITLDEFLSSPVSEPIRPLWLKPINNQAASVIMIKDVTNTALFSQWLESDFTQQQGVKYLNKADEISSLFAEYRVKITELLLIAFAAIGMVLGWRYGVKQSLLMLLPSLIAGVAGLAVTGVLGSTLNLFNLLGLILILGIGIDYTLFFAEQKKSLSTLLAITLSGLTTLLSFGLLSLSQTHAIHSFGITVLTGIFVAWLLSPLSINSEQATEKTKPREAFR
- a CDS encoding outer membrane lipoprotein carrier protein LolA, with product MSLFKRSRKHISVLLLGLAAMMASGLATANQNTAPVGSISELQTVLSANSIVRGEFTQTRNMEMFAQPLTSQGTFLLDKSSGLLWTQTTPFPVNLVLTDNKLSQRFADQPAKIITDKENPMAFYFSHIFLSVFHGDTQKLQEQFSLSFEPATIQSSDENTGNNSWTLILTPKSAPMNAVFEAITLQGNSDIERIELKEIRGDSTVIEFSQLSHQPEVLSDAEAQQFQL
- a CDS encoding acyl-CoA thioesterase → MSEILHPLQSEVTLITSFQDADPMGVIYHGNYFRFFEEVRRIMMDKIEYNYHEMKDSGYMWPIIDTRVKYIKAIPFNHKIKVTAKLTEWENRLRVDYEIHDANTGARMTRAHTMQVAVTIEEQEMCFASPKVFTDKVEHWHQFGCLPLTTDHQSQASNPQQVNHESV